Genomic segment of Phreatobacter oligotrophus:
CGCATCGTCAAGGCGCTGGACTGGAAGGACAAGCTCTTCCCCGGCAAGGGCCGCCGGGGCAAGGGCGAGCCCGATCAGTCGTAGCGCAGCTCGCCGGCCTTGCCGCGGAACACCCAGTAGGCGAAGGCCGAATAGGCGATGATGACCGGCACGACGATGAGCGCGCCGAAGAGGATGATCGCGAGGCTCTCGGGCGCAGCCGCCGCCGCATAGATGGTGAGCCTGTCCGGGACGATGAACGGATAGAAGGAATAGGCGAGGCCGAAGAAGGCCAGCACCATGATGCCGGCGGAGCCTGCGAAGGGCACCCAGCGGAACCGGTCGCGCGAATCCGGCAGATGCGAGAGGGCGATGAAGACCGCCACGGCGAGGAGGCCGGCGGTGATCGGCAGCGGCGACAGGAAGAGGATCTCCGGCAGCGAGAACCACTTGGTGAAGATGCGCGGCGAGACGAGCGGCGTCGCCACCGAGATGGCGAGGAAGCCGATCATGGTGACCACCAGCGCCAGCCGCGCCCGCTTCACCGCATAGCGCTGCAAATCGCCCTCGGTCTTGATGATGAGCCAGGCCGCGCCCATCAGCGCATAGCCGGCGGCGACGCAGACCGCCGTCAGCAGCCCAAAGGAGACGGTGGGCAGCGTGCTCTCGAGCCCGGTCACATAGAGGCCGAGCATGTAGCCCTGGGTCAGCGCGGTGAGCAGCGAGCCGCCGAAGAAGGCGCGGTCCCACAGCGGCTTCCACGAGGCCTCCGCCTTGGCGCGGAACTCGAAGGCGACGCCGCGCAGGATCAGCGCCACCAGCATCAGCGCCACCGGCAGGTAGAGCGCGGTGAGGATCATGCCGTGGGCGATGGGGAAGGCGACGAGCAGCAGGCCGATGGCCAGCACCAGCCAGGTCTCGTTGGCGTCCCAGAAGGGGCCGATCGAGGCGACCATGCGGTCGCGCTCCGCGCCGCTGGCGCCGGGAAAGAGGATGCCCACCCCGAGATCGAAGCCGTCGAGGACGACATAGATCAGGATCGACAGGCCCATCAGGGCGGCGAAGGCGAGCGGCAGCCAGACGGCGGGATCGTTGAACATCAGGCTCACTCCGCCGCGACGAAGGCGTTGGGATGCGGCGTCGGACCCGTCTCCACCGGCTTGCCGGCCGCACCCTTGCGGGCGAGCAGGAACAGCGTGGCGATATAGGCCGCGAGCAGCGCCGCATAAACGAGGAGGTAGCCGACCAGCGTCGTCGCCACCATCGCGGCCGGCACCGCCGAGACCGCGTCCGCCGTGCGCAGCACGCCCGAGACGAGCCAGGGCTGGCGGCCGATCTCGGTGACGTACCAGCCGGCGAGAGTCGCGACCCAACCCGAGAAGGTCATGGCGACGAGGCCGCGGGCGAGCCAGGGATGCGGCTCGCCGCGCCGCCACAGCCAGAAGGCGCCGCCCCACGAGACCAGCAGCATCAGCATGCCGACGCCGACCATGATGCGGAAGGCGAAGAAGACCGGCGCCACTGGCGGATGCTTGCCCTGATAGTCGTTGAGGCCGGGAATGACGCCCTGCGGGTCATGCTTGAGGATGAGGCTGGCGCCATAGGGCACGCCGATCTCGAAGCGGTTCTCGCGCGCCTTCTCGTCGGGCCAGGCGAAGAGGAGCAGCGGCTTGGCGGGACCGGTCTCCCAGTTGCCCTCCATGGCCGCGACCTTCTGCGGCTGGTGCTTCAGCGTGTTGAGGCCGTGCATGTCGCCGGCGAAGATCTGGATGGGGATGAGGATCGCCGCGAGGCCGACGCCGAATCGCAGGGCCGAGAGCACGGCCGGCGAGCGGTCATTGCGCAGCCACCGATAGGCGGACAGGCCCGCGATGAGGAAGGCCGCCGTCAGGCCCGAGGCGAGCAGCATATGCGCCAGCCGGTAGGGCATGGACGGGTTGAAGATGATGGCGAACCAGTCGGTCGCATGGACCACGCCATTGCGGATCTCGAACCCGACCGGCGTGTGCATCCACGAGTTCAGCACGATGATCCAGAAGGCCGAGAGCGTGGTGCCGCCGGCGACCAGCACCGTCGCGGTGGTATGCGCCCAGCCCGGCACCTTGCGGAAGCCGAACAGCATGATGCCGAGGAACACCGCCTCGAGGAAGAAGGCGGTCATCACCTCATAGGCGAGCAAGGGGCCGGCGACATTGCCGACTTTTTCCATGAAGCCCGGCCAGTTCGTGCCGAACTGGAAGCTCATGGTGATGCCCGAGACGACGCCGAGCGCGAAGGACAGGGCGAAGACCTTCACCCAGAAATGGTAGACGTCCATCCACTTGAGGTCGCCGGTCGCGCGGTAGCGGAGCTTGAAGAAGACCAGCGCCCAGCCCATCGCGATGGTGATGGTGGGGAAGAGGATGTGGAACGAGATGTTCGCAGCGAACTGGATCCGCGCGAGGATGGTCGGGTCCATGATGGTCGCGTTCATGGCGTCAAGGCTCCTGTTCCTGGCCGGGGGATACCGGAACACCCGCGAGCCGGGACCATGCCGGTGCGCGTCTCAAGAATGCCGTCAGCCCATGACGGCTGCAATGCTGAGGCGCGGGACGCGGCGGAGGACCAGGACATCGGGGGAACGGCTGGCTATCGTTATTTTCTGTTATTTCTGAAAATAACGATACCACCCGGAAAAGCAAGGGCACGGGGCCTGCTGAAACGCCGCGCCCGCCGGTGAGGGCA
This window contains:
- a CDS encoding cytochrome ubiquinol oxidase subunit I produces the protein MDPTILARIQFAANISFHILFPTITIAMGWALVFFKLRYRATGDLKWMDVYHFWVKVFALSFALGVVSGITMSFQFGTNWPGFMEKVGNVAGPLLAYEVMTAFFLEAVFLGIMLFGFRKVPGWAHTTATVLVAGGTTLSAFWIIVLNSWMHTPVGFEIRNGVVHATDWFAIIFNPSMPYRLAHMLLASGLTAAFLIAGLSAYRWLRNDRSPAVLSALRFGVGLAAILIPIQIFAGDMHGLNTLKHQPQKVAAMEGNWETGPAKPLLLFAWPDEKARENRFEIGVPYGASLILKHDPQGVIPGLNDYQGKHPPVAPVFFAFRIMVGVGMLMLLVSWGGAFWLWRRGEPHPWLARGLVAMTFSGWVATLAGWYVTEIGRQPWLVSGVLRTADAVSAVPAAMVATTLVGYLLVYAALLAAYIATLFLLARKGAAGKPVETGPTPHPNAFVAAE
- a CDS encoding cytochrome d ubiquinol oxidase subunit II, translating into MFNDPAVWLPLAFAALMGLSILIYVVLDGFDLGVGILFPGASGAERDRMVASIGPFWDANETWLVLAIGLLLVAFPIAHGMILTALYLPVALMLVALILRGVAFEFRAKAEASWKPLWDRAFFGGSLLTALTQGYMLGLYVTGLESTLPTVSFGLLTAVCVAAGYALMGAAWLIIKTEGDLQRYAVKRARLALVVTMIGFLAISVATPLVSPRIFTKWFSLPEILFLSPLPITAGLLAVAVFIALSHLPDSRDRFRWVPFAGSAGIMVLAFFGLAYSFYPFIVPDRLTIYAAAAAPESLAIILFGALIVVPVIIAYSAFAYWVFRGKAGELRYD